From Pleurocapsa sp. PCC 7319:
AGCAAAAGTTCCACTGCTTCTTTGTCAATTGATGTTGCAGTTTGGCTATCGTCATTCTCAGCCAATTTAATAGTTTTTTTCAGCAAGGCGATCGCTCTTTCAGGCAGATCTTGAATTACATATAAATTCGTCATTCCACCTAAGGCATAGATATCACCAGGGTGACCAGATAAAACTTGATTGTAAGCCATAGCTGCCCCTTCATAATCTGTCATCTGTTGTTTAGCTTGGGCTAGCAGAATTGTATATTCTGTTTGCTCTGGATGAAGCTTCGCTAATTTCTCTAGAGGTGCGATCGCCCCTGGAATATCTTTTTGCTGTAATCTAATTTTTAGTAAACCATTTAAGGCAGTGTCGTTGTTTGGTTCTCGTTCCAAAACTTTTTGATAACCAGAGGCTTCGGCTTCTAACTTAGTTAATTCTTGTTGAGAGAGGACAATTACTTCGCTATCAGCATTCTTAGCCAAGTCTTTTCCGCTAACAACACTTCCTACTAAAGGAAGAGCGGAAACAGTTATTAAGGAAAATAACATTATTCCCATAACGATATAAATCCAACTGCTATGTTTTTTTTTCATGCTCTTAACACTAAATTACGATCTGCAGACTATACTTTATTTGATTACTTTGGTCTGTATGCCGATTCTAGTATCGTTTATCCTAGACATAGAAGCCAATGGCTCAAGACTTTATTTCGGTCAGCGATCGTAACAGACTGCGGCAAAAAAGTTCCGTGGGAATCTCTAACATATAGAAATTGAGGGTTATCTTAACTTCCATGAAAGTATAGAATATGATCTCTTGTGCAACTTAATCTCTCTTACATTGAGTAACGTTTCCGCTATCAAATCGACTTATGAATTTGGCTCAAAAAAACGACTTTAAGAATCCTAATAAACCTTCCGCTGTTGCCAATCAATCGACCAAATCTATCATGTCTAAACAATCTCAAGATTCTGTCCCATCCAATACAGAAACCCAGTCTACCCCAGAGAGACAGCAACCAATTCCCCCTCCTTCGCATCCACGACAATATCGCGCTATTGGCTTAATTAAGGCTAAGTATAAACAGAGCGCAGAACAGATGACTCAAGGTACCTTGGTTACTACTGACGGAGCAGAAATTGAGGCAGTTTTACTTGGTCGCATTATCAGTTTGATTAAAAATCATCTTGATCTGGAAAAAGAGCATTTGTGGGTAGTTTATCCGAGAACTAAGACCCAGGAAGAACGTCTCCATGTTCAAATCGTGGGTGTATGGGAGCCAGAGACTTTGAGTCAAAATACTGATGAGCAGGAAGTTTCCGGTGCTGAAGCCGAACACGGTTATTTTTCGATCAGAGGAGAAGTTATTTTCTACTCCACGGAGGAAAATCATGTAATTGTCAAAATCAAGCAATTTCCTCGTAAGGAAGGAGATAAGCCCAAATTTTTCAAACTCAAATTACAGGGAATTCCTGGAGAAAAACCGCTAAAACGTTTTTGGGATTTAAAAGTCCGTCTGGAAGGAGAAAATTTAATTATCGAAGAAGGCACCGACTTAGGCTTTGCTCAGAAGCGTAAACCAAAATTCAAAAAAAACCGCAAAAAAATTCAGCTTAAGTCTTCGCGCCCAAGCAAACCTAGCCCTACTGCACGACCAGTTTTACAGAAAAAGAAAACAAAAAATTAGGTAGATGCACTAGTCCCAACCAAATCAATCTAAGGAGACTATAGATCTGTTGGTATCCTGAGGCATAAAAGTGCGATCCCTAGGTAAGGGAGCAACTGGTTCAGTCAGGGTGAATTTCCCTGTTTCAATCCATTGTTTTAATTCCTGGGCGATTTGGCGCGAGCGATATTTGCTTGCTAGAGGAGCGACACGAACTAGTTTGCCATCAATGGTTACATGACCTTTTTGCAACTGTTCATAGCTAACTAAGCCAAAGGTCGGACGAACTCGTCGAGGTATAGAAAAATCAATTACCGGAGCAACAACATTTTGATCGACAACTGAACAGTTGTGTATTACTTCCTCCTGTAGTACAGGTAATGCTATCCCTACTCCTAACATTAGAGAGGGACCATAGTTTTTGAAATAGCATCCTCTAACCCACCTCGCACTCATTTGTTTGGCATCCCCAATTAAAGCTACCGTAGCAGCAGGACCAATTGGAGTAAGATTTGGAAGACGTTTTTGGAGTGGAAAATGTTGTGTTCCTTCCCAAGCAACATAGCCAATTCCACCACCCAAAAAGATTTTACTGCCTATACCGACTAGATTTAGCTCTGGGTCGTTGATTAATGGAGATATTGCCCCAGGGTTAGAATATACGGCATTACCTAATCTGGGTAGCAATGGTCCTAAATAAGTATATAGAGGGCGATCGCCGCCATTAACCCCCACAATAAAGTTTTGATAGAGATTACGAGGATTAAATAAATAAAATTGATTGATGTTATCTTTGGTAATCGTATTTTCCAAAATTGCCCGAGGATAACAATCAGTTTTTTGACCGATCGCTTTTAACTGAATTGATTTACCAGCAATTAGATCTTCAATTACATGCCCCCCTCCTCTTTCCCAGGGAACTCCTTCCCTCAGGTTAGGGTCGGTTTCATTGAGATTATAATCAGCCATGGCAGTTGCCCCAAGATAGAGATCTACCGCTCCAAAGCCAGCATAAGCTACTATGCCATCTAGCCAACACTGACGAATTTTAATTGGCGGATCTGTGTGTCCCAGATTGATAATTGCTCCAGAAGATTCCATTGGTTCAAATGTTCCTGTGGTGACAACATCTACCTGTTTAAATACCTCTTCAACTCCCAACTTGGCGACCTTGGTTTTGACTTCCTCCACGGTCCAGGCAACTACCTGACCCCGGCTAATCTTGTCATTGATTTCCGCGATTGTCCGCATTATAAATATCTCAACTCAACCAGCAATTATCACAAACGGTTGCTCTTTATACTAGCGAAGCATTTGTGACAAGTTAAGGCTGTGTGTTGTTTATCAATCGGTTTTTAGCTCTTAGCTATCAGCTTAGCGAAGTAATAACCCTATTCTATCGGAGTTCTAGAGGGGTTTAACAACCAAGCGATCGCTCGGATTAATCATGCTTGAATTTGGTTAATTAGCAACATTGCGGGACAATTCTTGTAATTGAGGCATTAATTGGGCAAAAGCCACCCCACGATGACTAATTTCACTTTTTGTTACTGAAGCCATCTCCGCAAAGGTCTGTTGTTGAGATGGTACATAAAAAATTGGATCATAACCAAAACCGCCATCACCTCGGGGAGAATATAATATTTCCCCAGGACATATTCCCTCGGTTTCTAAAACAATCTTGCCATCAGGGTTGGCGATCGCTACTGCACAAATGAATTTTGCCTGTCTATTAGTTGTTTCGCCTAATTCAGCTAGTAAACGGTTAATTCTATCCTTATCTGTCTTACCATAACGTGCCGAATATAAACCTGGAGCACCATCAAGAGCATCTACTGCTAAACCAGAATCATCGGCGATCGCCCATTTTTTCAAGGCTTTTGCTACTTCTGAGGCTTTAAGACGGGCATTAGCAATAAAAGTAGTTCCTGTTTCTTCTATATCTAAGTTCGCCGGCTTTAACTCCAATTGCCAAGGTAAATCCGTGAGATATTCCTGCATCTCCTTTAGTTTTCCTGGATTCCCCGTAGCAACAACCAACTTTTTCATAGATAAATCTGAAAACCTCAAAAAATAGATTAACTATCTGCCCCATTCCAGAATACGTCTTATCTGGATTAAACTCTTCATTTCCAGTAAGAATTAGCTAGGAAAGCAGATATCTTGACTGAACTTTAGTTACGAAGACGAGCGACCCCGCGTCGGCGTAAGACGTTTACCCAGGAGCGTTATCTGGGCAAGGGAATGCGCGAGGAAGGGTTTGGGGAAGTCGTCACTTCCCCAACAGGGGGTCTGGGGGAAAGTTCCCCCAGAGACAAATATAGTTTTGAAGGATAAATTAACAACAGAATAGTTCAGAATTAAGACATTATTAATCCACATCAAACGTAGAATACAAAAATCTTTACTCAGAGGCTAAGAGCTGAAAGCTAAAAGCTTATTAAACCGAATTAGCCCAATCTCTTGCCCATTCAAGAATTTTACGAACTTCTGGCATAGTAGTAGCTTGGCAATACAGACGTAATACTGGCTCAGTCCCACTAAAACGAATGAGTAGCCAAGTATTTTCATCCATCCTAAACTTGTAGCCGTCGACATCCAGGCAATCGACAACAGTCATCCCAGCTACTTCTTGAGGAGTATCATTTTTTAGACGTTCCAATAATTTAGAACGTACATCCATACTAGCTAAAGGCAAATCAATACGATCATAGTGAGCTGTAAAATTGGTTTTCTGTTGTAGTCGGGCATAAATAGCACCCAAATCTTCTCCTGACTCAACAACTGCTTCCAAAATATAAAGAGCTGATAATAGAGCATCCCGCTCTGGTATATGGGTACCATAACCAATTCCGCCAGATTCCTCTCCACCGATCATCACTTCAGCATTCAACATTCTGTCACCGATGTATTTATAACCAATTGGTGTTTCATAAACAGAGCGTCCATATAGTTTAGCCAGGCGGGGAATTAAATCTGAACCACTGACAGTTTTCACAATTTCTCCTGTAAAACCTTTACGCTGTGCTAGGTGTTCAATCAGGATGGGAATTAATACTTGAGAACTAAGGAAATTACCTGCGGCATCTGCACCAGCAATGCGATCGCTATCACCATCAAATACTAAGCCAACTCTAATGCTATCAGGGTGTTGCTTGGCTCCTTCTTTTATGGCACGGAAAAAATCTGGAAGATATTTTGGTAGGGGTTCGGGTGCGCCACCACCAAATAAAGGATCGCGATCGCTATTAATTTCTTCTACAGGACAGCCCAAAAGACGTTCTAAACCTGTAGCTGCAGCACCATGCATCACGTCTACATATACTTTCAGTTTGTCTGAGGCGATCGCTTCTTTAATAGCTGTAATATTGACTTTTTGCTGCAATCCCTGACAATAGTTTATCCAAGGATCAAATTTCGTTATTTTTCCTGGCTTTTCTGCTTGGGGTAAGGTCTTGCCGATCATCGCCTCGATTTGCTCGGTAATTTCTGGAGGTACTGAACCACCGAAGGCACTTTTAACTTTTAATCCCAGATAAGCAGCCGGGTTATGAGATGCTGTCATCACAATTGCCCCTAAAGCATTATGAGCCTTGGCTGCCCAACTAAAAGCAGGAGTAGGAGCAAAGCACTCCGATAACAAGACATCAAATCCAGCTTCTTGCAAAGATTCTGCGGTAACTTGAGCAAAATCTTCTGCCATAAAACGGCGATCGTAGCCAACGATTACTGTCCGATTAGCAGCAGTGTCACCATAATTTTCAGCCAAAACTTGAGCTGCTAAAGGTGCTAACGTAGCTACTCGCTCGAAAGTAAAGTCAGCGGCGATTACCCCACGCCAGCCGTCTGTACCAAACTTAATTGGATTAACAGTAAAAGCCATAAAATCAAGAATTTAATGAGTTAAAATAACACTTTCCAGATTAACTGTTTCTCAGTAGTTTGAAAACCTGACATAGATTACAGTTAGTATGTTTATTACTCAAACTTCTTCAGATTTATTTTCCTGGTCTAAGGTATTTGACTTTTTCAGGGTGGAACCCGCTTTGAGTTCTTCAAGTTCCATTCGCTGCAATAAATCTTTGAGCCTCATTCTCTCAATATAAGGCCAGCCACCTTTCTCTTCTATATCTTTGACAAATTGATATAAATCGTTGCGGGTTTGCGGTAAAGCTGCTTCAAAAAAATTTACTCGGATTTCACGATGAATTTTTTCTAAATCACGTAACAAAGACAATAGAAATAGACTATCGTTCTGATGTTTCTCTGCTAAGGCACAAATATCTTGGGCGGTGTTTTCCAAAACGCTATCTGAACCAGTAAAATTCATGTCTTGATCTTGAGTCATGTGCCAAATACAGTAAAAATGAACCTTGTCTAAATTTATAAAGAATTTACTCGGTTTATAAACCGCCTTGTTATTCTAACCATCAGTCTCCGTGATTATATGCTTTTTACGACTAGTGTTTATAGATTTAGAAAATACCAGACAAAATTCTGAGGTACTTTTTTGTCGCTTAAAAGTAGCTAAAAGCTAATAGCTAAAAGCTAATAGCTAAAAGCTAATAGATTATAATCAAAAACTTTAATCGTCAAAATCGGCAATACTCGAATTATTAGTAGTCCTTATTTGGTAGAGTAGAAAGCATCTATAAAAATGGCTAAATTCTTAAGAAGAGCCTATTTTCGACATCTTTCGCGCTCGATGTTAAATCTAAAATTGACAAAATGAAGTTGACTATGAGATACCGTACAATTATTGCTGGCTTTCTGGCATTGTGCTTAGGGGTGTTAACAGCCTGTAGTGATACTAGTAATGTAAGCAGAAGTGAATTAACTTACGACGATATTCTAAATACTGGAATAGCAAATACTTGTTTAGAATTACCTGACAGTAGTCGAGGTACTATTCCAATTAAGGCCGGAGAATCATATACCATTCGCGATTTGTGCCTAGAACCAAGGGAATATTTTGTTAAAGAAGAACCAGTTAGTAAACGCCAGAAAGCTGAGTATATTCAAGGCAAATTGTTGACAAGATATACTTCTAGTCTCGATCAAATTCAAGGCACGGTTGAACCCAATGCTGATGGTACACTGACTTTCACTGAACTTGATGGAATTGACTTCCAGCCAGCCACAGTTTTATTGCCTGGTGGTAAAGAAGTTCCTTTCTTGTTTACAATGAAGCAATTTGTTGGTACTACTGTAGCCAGTGCCGACTCTATCAACACTTCAACTGATTTTGAAGGAGAATTCAAAGTTCCCTCTTATCGTGGACAGGTTTTCTTAGATCCTAAAGGACGTAGTCTTGCTAGTGGTTACGATAACGCTGTAGCTTTGCCTGGACGTGCAGATGATCCTGAGTTTTCTAAAGCTAACGTCAAAGAATTTGTTTCCCGCAAAGGTAGAATGTCTCTCAATGTCACCAAAATTGATAGTGAAACAGGGGAAATTGCTGGTGTATTTGAAAGCGAACAACCTTCTGCTACTGACTTAGGCGCAGAAGAGCCAGAAGAAGTAAAAGTACGTGGCATTTTTTATGGCAGAGTTGATTCTAATGCTTAATGCGTAGCATGATAACCAATCCATAATTTAGCTATTTTATTTACTTTTTAATTTTTAGTAAAAGCTAATAAAAAAAGAGGCAATATGCCTCTTTTTTTATTCTAAAAATGATTTTGCCGGTTCAAAATAAGCTACCCAAATAACTTTATTAATTAAATGTTTAATGCATTTGATTTAAATCTAATTAGCCTAAAATAATCTATTTTTTTGAGCAAATTTATTTTAATCTAATTAGGTATGTTTATTTAAATGTTAACTATTATTACTAAAATCATTGGTGGGAACACCTAATCTACAAGCATTTTCATACAACCTCAATAAAACATTAAGTGTAATTCTGGTCTTGATTAAAACTTAATAAAAGAAGAATAGTGTAAATGCTGTTGTTTCTAATAGGGAGTCAAGAATAAGCTGAAAATGTATCTGCAAAAGATTCATTTTATTTGAGTAAATTATTAGCTTTTAAAACATATATTGCTCTCTATACAGGAAAAATCAATGACAGCTTGTATTAATCAAAGTATTAAACTAGATAGCCTTCACTTATTTCAGCAATATCAAAGAAATCAAACAACTAGTGTTCGTAATCAGATTATGGAGATTAACATTGGTTTAGTTAAGAAAGAGGCTTATCATTGGATGAATCAATGTAATGAAAGTTATGAAGATCTATTACAAGTTGGTTCAATAGGATTAATTAGAGCGATAGAGCGTTTTGATGTCGAAAAAGGTAACGCTTTTAGCTCTTTCGCAATTCCCTATATTAGAGGAGAAATTCAACACTATTTAAGAGATAAAAGTTGTACTCTAAGAATTCCTCGCCGTTGGCTAGAATTAAGACAACAATCAATTACTTTCATTCATAATTTCCGAGAAAAATTTAATCGGCAACCAACAAATTCAGAAATTGCTCAATACCTAGAAGTATCTATTAAGGAATGGCAAGATATTAAACTAGCTTATCAAAATCGTAAGCCTTTAAGCTTAGATATTTCAGTCAATAATGATAACGAGAATCAAACTAGCTTGTGCGATTTGGTTGCCGATCCTAAACATCGTAGCTTTCA
This genomic window contains:
- a CDS encoding lipopolysaccharide assembly protein LapB; translation: MKKKHSSWIYIVMGIMLFSLITVSALPLVGSVVSGKDLAKNADSEVIVLSQQELTKLEAEASGYQKVLEREPNNDTALNGLLKIRLQQKDIPGAIAPLEKLAKLHPEQTEYTILLAQAKQQMTDYEGAAMAYNQVLSGHPGDIYALGGMTNLYVIQDLPERAIALLKKTIKLAENDDSQTATSIDKEAVELLLGELYTNQERYGEAIALYDELNQANQDDFRPILAKALVLERQGDFKAAKPILEKAYVAAPSAYKDQIGNQMEQLVQEIKEAEKLQDRD
- a CDS encoding homocysteine biosynthesis protein gives rise to the protein MRTIAEINDKISRGQVVAWTVEEVKTKVAKLGVEEVFKQVDVVTTGTFEPMESSGAIINLGHTDPPIKIRQCWLDGIVAYAGFGAVDLYLGATAMADYNLNETDPNLREGVPWERGGGHVIEDLIAGKSIQLKAIGQKTDCYPRAILENTITKDNINQFYLFNPRNLYQNFIVGVNGGDRPLYTYLGPLLPRLGNAVYSNPGAISPLINDPELNLVGIGSKIFLGGGIGYVAWEGTQHFPLQKRLPNLTPIGPAATVALIGDAKQMSARWVRGCYFKNYGPSLMLGVGIALPVLQEEVIHNCSVVDQNVVAPVIDFSIPRRVRPTFGLVSYEQLQKGHVTIDGKLVRVAPLASKYRSRQIAQELKQWIETGKFTLTEPVAPLPRDRTFMPQDTNRSIVSLD
- the rdgB gene encoding RdgB/HAM1 family non-canonical purine NTP pyrophosphatase, translating into MKKLVVATGNPGKLKEMQEYLTDLPWQLELKPANLDIEETGTTFIANARLKASEVAKALKKWAIADDSGLAVDALDGAPGLYSARYGKTDKDRINRLLAELGETTNRQAKFICAVAIANPDGKIVLETEGICPGEILYSPRGDGGFGYDPIFYVPSQQQTFAEMASVTKSEISHRGVAFAQLMPQLQELSRNVAN
- a CDS encoding phosphoglucomutase/phosphomannomutase family protein; its protein translation is MAFTVNPIKFGTDGWRGVIAADFTFERVATLAPLAAQVLAENYGDTAANRTVIVGYDRRFMAEDFAQVTAESLQEAGFDVLLSECFAPTPAFSWAAKAHNALGAIVMTASHNPAAYLGLKVKSAFGGSVPPEITEQIEAMIGKTLPQAEKPGKITKFDPWINYCQGLQQKVNITAIKEAIASDKLKVYVDVMHGAAATGLERLLGCPVEEINSDRDPLFGGGAPEPLPKYLPDFFRAIKEGAKQHPDSIRVGLVFDGDSDRIAGADAAGNFLSSQVLIPILIEHLAQRKGFTGEIVKTVSGSDLIPRLAKLYGRSVYETPIGYKYIGDRMLNAEVMIGGEESGGIGYGTHIPERDALLSALYILEAVVESGEDLGAIYARLQQKTNFTAHYDRIDLPLASMDVRSKLLERLKNDTPQEVAGMTVVDCLDVDGYKFRMDENTWLLIRFSGTEPVLRLYCQATTMPEVRKILEWARDWANSV
- a CDS encoding photosystem II manganese-stabilizing polypeptide, translated to MRYRTIIAGFLALCLGVLTACSDTSNVSRSELTYDDILNTGIANTCLELPDSSRGTIPIKAGESYTIRDLCLEPREYFVKEEPVSKRQKAEYIQGKLLTRYTSSLDQIQGTVEPNADGTLTFTELDGIDFQPATVLLPGGKEVPFLFTMKQFVGTTVASADSINTSTDFEGEFKVPSYRGQVFLDPKGRSLASGYDNAVALPGRADDPEFSKANVKEFVSRKGRMSLNVTKIDSETGEIAGVFESEQPSATDLGAEEPEEVKVRGIFYGRVDSNA
- a CDS encoding RNA polymerase sigma factor SigF, which produces MTACINQSIKLDSLHLFQQYQRNQTTSVRNQIMEINIGLVKKEAYHWMNQCNESYEDLLQVGSIGLIRAIERFDVEKGNAFSSFAIPYIRGEIQHYLRDKSCTLRIPRRWLELRQQSITFIHNFREKFNRQPTNSEIAQYLEVSIKEWQDIKLAYQNRKPLSLDISVNNDNENQTSLCDLVADPKHRSFQLVYEDRVRLQQALSELEERTRNVLEFVFLHDLTQKETAKMLGISVVTVSRQLKKGLNLLKKSMAQENS